From Streptomonospora salina, the proteins below share one genomic window:
- a CDS encoding L-serine ammonia-lyase — MAISVFDLFTIGIGPSSSHTVGPMRAARRFADGLDASGLVEHTAAVRVELYGSLALTGKGHGSDRAVVLGLLGRTPEDVDIDAAPALVADVRSRHRLALGGGRHEAVFDPDTDLEFRRTETLPGHPNGMRFVAADSGGGEFRAHTYYSVGGGFVVDDEAVGADRITADDTDQPYPFASAAELLQICRETGMSISAVMLANERAFGRSDAAIREGLLEIWRAMRACVRRGVTTEGTLPGGLKVTRRAPRLYRQLGGHCEAAGLSGPDHSDPGDPMRGTDWITLYALAVNEENAAGGRVVTAPTNGAAGIIPAVLHYYAHFTPGADDEGAVRFLLAAGAVGILYKHNASISGAEVGCQGEVGSASSMAAAGLAEAWGATPAQIENAAEIAMEHNLGLTCDPIGGLVQVPCIERNALASIKAISAARIAVRGDGSHFVSLDKAIQTMRDTGRDMMDKYKETSRGGLAVNVIEC; from the coding sequence ATGGCAATCAGCGTTTTCGACCTGTTCACCATCGGTATCGGGCCGTCGAGTTCGCACACCGTCGGACCGATGCGGGCCGCCCGCCGGTTCGCCGACGGGCTGGACGCGTCCGGGCTGGTGGAGCACACCGCCGCGGTGCGCGTCGAGCTCTACGGCTCGCTCGCGCTGACCGGCAAGGGCCACGGCAGCGACCGCGCCGTCGTCCTCGGCCTGCTCGGCCGGACGCCCGAGGACGTCGACATCGACGCGGCACCGGCACTGGTGGCGGACGTGCGCTCCCGGCACCGGCTGGCGCTGGGCGGCGGGCGGCACGAGGCGGTGTTCGATCCCGACACCGACCTGGAGTTCCGCCGCACCGAGACGCTGCCGGGCCATCCCAACGGGATGCGTTTCGTCGCCGCGGACTCCGGCGGCGGCGAGTTCCGGGCGCACACCTACTACTCGGTGGGCGGCGGCTTCGTCGTCGACGACGAAGCGGTGGGCGCCGACAGGATCACGGCCGACGACACCGACCAGCCCTACCCCTTCGCCAGCGCCGCCGAGCTGCTGCAGATCTGCCGCGAGACGGGGATGTCCATCAGCGCGGTCATGCTCGCCAACGAGCGGGCGTTCGGCCGCTCCGACGCCGCGATCCGCGAAGGGCTACTGGAGATCTGGCGCGCCATGCGCGCGTGCGTGCGCCGGGGCGTCACCACCGAGGGCACCCTGCCCGGCGGTCTGAAGGTCACCCGGCGGGCGCCGCGCCTGTACCGCCAGCTCGGCGGCCACTGCGAGGCCGCGGGCCTGTCCGGGCCCGACCACAGCGACCCGGGCGACCCGATGCGCGGCACCGACTGGATCACGCTCTACGCCCTGGCGGTCAACGAGGAGAACGCCGCCGGCGGCCGCGTGGTCACCGCCCCCACCAACGGCGCGGCCGGCATCATCCCGGCGGTGCTGCACTACTACGCGCACTTCACCCCGGGCGCCGACGACGAGGGCGCGGTCCGGTTCCTGCTCGCGGCGGGGGCGGTGGGCATCCTCTACAAGCACAACGCCTCGATCTCCGGCGCCGAGGTCGGCTGCCAGGGCGAGGTCGGCTCGGCGTCGTCGATGGCCGCGGCGGGCCTCGCCGAGGCCTGGGGCGCCACCCCGGCCCAGATCGAGAACGCCGCCGAAATCGCCATGGAGCACAACCTCGGCCTGACCTGCGACCCCATCGGCGGGCTCGTTCAGGTCCCGTGCATCGAGCGCAACGCCCTGGCGTCGATCAAGGCGATCAGCGCGGCCCGCATCGCCGTCCGCGGCGACGGCAGCCACTTCGTCTCCCTCGACAAAGCCATCCAGACCATGCGCGACACCGGCCGCGACATGATGGACAAGTACAAGGAGACCAGCAGGGGCGGCCTGGCGGTCAACGTCATCGAGTGCTGA
- a CDS encoding esterase/lipase family protein, translating to MRLLTPVLSGLVLAALVLAPASAHAQERTPVLFVHGYGGDAGNWDSMVADFVADGWPAADLHPISYDYNASNVETAQLIADEADALRAESGASEVDIVAHSMGSLSSRWYLKFLGGDAHVGDWVSLAGPNEGSSVELPCVQTEPSCQEVVEGSSFLTQLNSGDPTPGDVSYTTFRSLCDLIVRPSYNVTITGADNRYAGCVGHTSFVTDDDVSDEVRAVLS from the coding sequence ATGCGTCTTTTGACCCCCGTGCTGTCCGGGCTGGTGCTGGCCGCCCTCGTCCTGGCGCCGGCTTCGGCCCACGCCCAGGAGCGCACTCCCGTGCTGTTCGTCCACGGCTACGGCGGCGACGCCGGCAACTGGGACTCGATGGTCGCCGACTTCGTCGCCGACGGCTGGCCGGCCGCGGACCTGCATCCGATCAGCTACGACTACAACGCCTCCAACGTCGAGACCGCCCAGCTCATCGCCGACGAGGCGGACGCCCTCCGCGCCGAGTCGGGAGCCTCCGAAGTGGACATCGTCGCCCATTCCATGGGGTCGCTGTCCTCCCGCTGGTACCTGAAGTTCCTCGGCGGCGACGCACACGTCGGCGACTGGGTCTCACTGGCCGGGCCCAACGAGGGCTCCTCGGTGGAACTGCCGTGCGTGCAGACCGAGCCGTCGTGCCAGGAAGTGGTCGAAGGATCGTCCTTCCTGACGCAGCTCAACTCCGGCGACCCCACCCCCGGTGACGTCTCTTACACCACGTTCCGCTCCCTGTGCGACCTCATCGTCCGCCCCTCCTACAACGTCACCATCACGGGCGCCGACAACCGCTACGCCGGTTGCGTGGGCCATACCTCATTCGTGACCGACGACGACGTGTCCGACGAGGTCCGCGCGGTCCTGAGCTGA
- a CDS encoding serine hydroxymethyltransferase, which translates to MPSQRNLLDQSLDQLDPEVAAAVDAELGRQRDTLEMIASENFAPQAVLEAQGTVLTNKYAEGYPGKRYYGGCEHVDVIEQLAIDRAKELFGAEHANVQPHSGAQANTAVYFSLLKPGDTILGLDLAHGGHLTHGMKLNYSGKILNAVAYHVRPEDGTVDYDEVEALAKEHRPKMIVAGWSAYPRELDFERFRRIADEIDALFMVDMAHFAGLVAAGLHPSPMPHADVVTTTTHKTLGGPRGGLILSKEEFGKKINSAVFPGMQGGPLEHVIAGKAVALKMAAGDDFADRQRRTVSGAKILAERLMRQDAVDNGVRVLSGGTDVHLVLVDLVNCRLNGKEAEDRLHEIGITVNRNAVPDDPRPPMVTSGLRVGTPALATRGFGDEDFAEVSDVIAEALKPEYDAAALHSRVEALVRKHPLYPEL; encoded by the coding sequence ATGCCCTCTCAGCGGAATCTGCTCGATCAGTCCCTCGACCAGCTCGATCCCGAGGTGGCCGCAGCCGTCGACGCCGAGCTCGGCCGGCAGCGCGACACCCTGGAGATGATCGCCTCGGAGAACTTCGCTCCGCAGGCGGTGCTGGAGGCCCAGGGCACGGTCCTCACCAACAAGTACGCCGAGGGCTACCCCGGCAAGCGCTACTACGGCGGCTGCGAGCACGTCGACGTGATCGAGCAGCTCGCGATCGACCGGGCCAAGGAACTGTTCGGCGCCGAGCACGCCAACGTCCAGCCGCACTCGGGCGCCCAGGCCAACACGGCGGTGTACTTCTCACTGCTCAAGCCGGGCGACACCATCCTGGGCCTGGACCTGGCCCACGGCGGGCACCTGACCCACGGCATGAAGCTGAACTACTCCGGCAAGATCCTCAACGCGGTCGCCTACCACGTCCGCCCCGAGGACGGCACCGTCGACTACGACGAGGTCGAGGCGCTGGCCAAGGAGCACCGGCCGAAGATGATCGTCGCCGGGTGGTCGGCCTACCCGCGCGAGCTCGACTTCGAGCGCTTCCGCCGGATCGCCGACGAGATCGACGCGCTGTTCATGGTGGACATGGCGCACTTCGCCGGTCTGGTGGCCGCCGGGCTGCACCCCAGCCCGATGCCGCACGCCGACGTGGTGACCACCACCACGCACAAGACCCTCGGCGGTCCGCGCGGCGGACTCATCCTGAGCAAGGAGGAGTTCGGCAAGAAGATCAACTCCGCCGTCTTCCCCGGTATGCAGGGCGGGCCGCTGGAGCACGTGATCGCGGGCAAGGCCGTCGCGTTGAAGATGGCCGCCGGCGACGACTTCGCCGACCGGCAGCGCCGCACCGTCTCCGGCGCGAAGATCCTGGCCGAGCGGCTCATGCGCCAGGACGCGGTGGACAACGGCGTCCGGGTGCTCAGCGGCGGAACCGACGTCCACCTCGTACTCGTCGACCTGGTGAACTGCCGGCTCAACGGCAAGGAAGCCGAGGACCGGCTGCACGAGATCGGCATCACCGTCAACCGCAACGCCGTGCCCGACGACCCGCGGCCGCCCATGGTGACCTCGGGCCTGCGGGTCGGCACCCCCGCGCTGGCCACGCGCGGGTTCGGCGACGAGGACTTCGCCGAGGTCTCCGACGTCATCGCCGAGGCGCTCAAGCCCGAGTACGACGCCGCCGCGCTGCACAGCCGCGTGGAGGCACTGGTGCGCAAGCACCCGCTCTACCCGGAGCTGTAG
- a CDS encoding DUF1266 domain-containing protein, with protein MQHGGLGLNADPHGPFHGPLAHAYACGAHIQVAGGGEWNNPVGCACCGPEQKRAGLYEDWGIGSPDDWRRQTESLIGDRDSNFAASVLLELRRVSSQAVGQPIDPGVWRDGIAHMCWQHGIDEASYRQWVDLARLILSYEERFTADGLLPPGAIVPSIKAWDFGRGANMARWGVQCGYSDMHTSQTYAVHASEQARRHYATWAEFSASYILGRCLHFDNGEFGHWYTTPLDVHHLMMSHPQSPWLHVPFRG; from the coding sequence GTGCAGCACGGCGGACTCGGGTTGAACGCGGACCCCCACGGACCTTTCCACGGCCCGCTCGCCCACGCCTACGCGTGCGGCGCGCACATCCAGGTCGCCGGCGGCGGCGAGTGGAACAATCCGGTCGGCTGCGCCTGCTGCGGACCCGAGCAGAAGCGGGCCGGACTGTACGAGGACTGGGGAATCGGTTCTCCCGACGACTGGCGGCGGCAGACCGAGTCGCTGATCGGCGACCGGGACAGCAACTTCGCCGCGAGTGTCCTGCTGGAGCTGCGCCGGGTGTCGTCACAGGCGGTCGGACAACCGATCGACCCGGGGGTCTGGCGCGACGGCATCGCCCACATGTGCTGGCAGCACGGGATCGACGAAGCCTCCTACCGGCAGTGGGTGGACCTGGCCCGGCTGATCCTGAGCTACGAGGAGCGCTTCACGGCCGACGGCCTGCTGCCGCCCGGCGCGATCGTCCCCTCGATCAAGGCCTGGGATTTCGGCCGGGGCGCGAACATGGCGCGGTGGGGCGTGCAATGCGGCTACTCGGACATGCACACGTCGCAGACGTATGCGGTGCACGCGAGCGAGCAGGCCCGCCGGCACTACGCCACATGGGCGGAGTTCTCCGCGAGCTACATCCTGGGCCGGTGCCTGCACTTCGACAACGGCGAGTTCGGCCACTGGTACACGACGCCGCTCGACGTGCACCACCTGATGATGTCGCACCCGCAGAGCCCGTGGCTGCACGTTCCTTTCCGCGGCTGA
- a CDS encoding DUF397 domain-containing protein, whose protein sequence is MDLPTQARAHRLAASGRGPAGDERAHAGLTPSTARFRKSSYSFRENCVEVANDPRTGVAVRDSAHAAAAHLTFARPAWTALLGLVKAGRL, encoded by the coding sequence ATGGACCTCCCCACCCAAGCCCGGGCGCACCGCTTAGCCGCAAGCGGCCGCGGCCCCGCCGGCGACGAACGTGCGCACGCCGGCCTCACCCCTTCCACAGCCCGGTTCCGGAAGTCGAGCTACTCCTTCCGGGAGAACTGCGTCGAAGTCGCGAACGATCCCCGAACCGGCGTCGCCGTCCGCGACTCCGCGCACGCCGCCGCCGCGCACCTGACGTTCGCCCGGCCCGCATGGACCGCGCTGCTGGGGCTGGTGAAGGCGGGGCGGCTCTAG
- a CDS encoding bifunctional FO biosynthesis protein CofGH yields the protein MTRAGHRNSEPDESAPAPSSMRRALARARDGKTLDPAEAEVLLHARGDDLDALLGHAGRVRDAGLEAAGRPDTITYSRKVFIPLTRLCRDRCHYCTFATAPGHLDAPFLSPDEVLETARQGAAMGCKEALFTLGDRPEDRWRQASQWLDERGYEDTLSYVRAMAIMVMEETGLLPHLNPGVLSWSDFQRLKPVAPSMGMMLETTSERLHTERGQPHYGSPDKDPAVRLRVLEDAGRCTVPFTTGMLIGIGETTAERADTIFAMRRAAREYGAVQEVIVQNFRAKPDTAMMHRPDAELAELAATIAVTRLVMGAKARIQAPPNLIGDEYALMVRAGIDDWGGVSPLTPDHVNPERPWPQIEELSERTGQAGFRLHERLTVYPEYVRQGEPWLDPRVLGHVAALADPETGLAREDAEVVGRPWQEPEPQHTSSGRTDLHTAIDSQGRTAERRGDFDAVYGDWDELRERMPRPEPGAGAPRRFDPEIRDALKHAERDPAGLDDEESLALLHADGPELEELTGLADRVRRDTVGDDVTFVVTRNINFTNVCYTGCRFCAFAQRRNDADAFTLSLDAVADRAAEAWEAGAGEVCMQGGIHPDLPGSAYFDLARAVKERVPGMHVHAYSPMEVVNGAARTDSSVRAWLERAREAGVDSLPGTAAEILDDDVRWVLTKGKLPASAWIDVVTTAHDLGIPTTSTMMYGHVDSPGHWVAHIKLLRSLQQRSLERNGRPGFTEFVPLPFVHTGAPIYLAGLARTGPTVRENRAVHALARLLLHGSIDNIQCSWVKMAEDTCRELLAGGVNDVGGTLMEETISRMAGSDNGSFKTISDIRALVGPTGRPLRQRTTLYGEVPPERREAAEASDGVAASIRGVGLPVV from the coding sequence ATGACTCGTGCCGGACATCGGAACAGCGAACCCGACGAATCCGCCCCCGCTCCCTCGTCCATGCGCCGCGCGCTGGCCCGGGCCCGTGACGGAAAGACCCTCGACCCCGCCGAAGCCGAGGTCCTGCTGCACGCGCGCGGCGACGACCTCGACGCACTCCTCGGCCACGCCGGCCGTGTCCGCGACGCCGGGCTGGAAGCCGCGGGCCGCCCCGACACCATCACCTACAGCCGCAAAGTGTTCATCCCGCTCACCCGGCTGTGCCGCGACCGCTGCCACTACTGCACCTTCGCCACCGCCCCCGGCCACCTCGACGCCCCCTTCCTGTCGCCCGACGAGGTGCTGGAGACCGCCCGCCAAGGCGCCGCCATGGGCTGCAAGGAGGCGCTGTTCACCCTCGGCGACCGCCCCGAGGACCGCTGGCGGCAGGCCTCGCAGTGGCTGGACGAACGCGGCTACGAGGACACGCTCTCCTACGTCCGCGCGATGGCGATCATGGTCATGGAGGAGACCGGCCTGCTGCCCCACCTCAACCCCGGGGTGCTGAGCTGGTCGGACTTCCAGCGGCTCAAGCCGGTCGCGCCCTCCATGGGGATGATGCTGGAGACCACCTCCGAGCGGCTGCACACCGAACGCGGGCAGCCGCACTACGGCAGCCCCGACAAGGACCCTGCGGTGCGGCTGCGTGTGCTGGAGGACGCCGGCCGCTGCACCGTCCCCTTCACCACCGGCATGCTCATCGGTATCGGTGAGACCACGGCCGAACGCGCCGACACGATCTTCGCGATGCGCCGGGCGGCCCGCGAGTACGGGGCGGTCCAAGAGGTCATCGTGCAGAACTTCCGGGCCAAGCCCGACACCGCGATGATGCACCGCCCCGACGCCGAACTCGCCGAACTGGCGGCCACCATCGCCGTCACCCGCCTGGTGATGGGCGCCAAAGCGCGTATCCAGGCTCCGCCCAACCTCATCGGCGACGAGTACGCGCTCATGGTGCGCGCGGGCATCGACGACTGGGGCGGCGTCTCGCCGCTCACGCCCGACCACGTGAACCCCGAGCGCCCGTGGCCCCAGATCGAGGAACTGTCCGAGCGCACCGGACAGGCGGGATTCCGGCTGCACGAGCGGCTGACCGTCTACCCCGAGTACGTCCGGCAGGGGGAGCCGTGGCTGGACCCGCGCGTGCTGGGCCACGTCGCCGCACTCGCGGATCCCGAAACCGGTCTGGCCCGCGAGGACGCCGAGGTGGTGGGCCGCCCCTGGCAGGAGCCCGAACCCCAGCACACGTCGAGCGGACGCACCGACCTGCACACCGCGATCGACTCCCAAGGCCGCACCGCCGAGCGCCGCGGCGACTTCGACGCCGTCTACGGCGACTGGGACGAACTGCGCGAGCGCATGCCCCGCCCCGAACCGGGTGCCGGCGCGCCGCGCCGGTTCGACCCCGAGATCCGCGACGCCCTCAAGCACGCCGAACGCGACCCCGCCGGGCTCGACGACGAGGAGTCGCTGGCGCTGCTGCACGCCGACGGACCCGAGTTGGAGGAACTGACCGGCCTGGCCGACCGGGTGCGGCGCGACACGGTCGGCGACGACGTCACCTTCGTCGTCACGCGCAACATCAACTTCACCAACGTCTGCTACACCGGCTGCCGCTTCTGCGCCTTCGCGCAGCGCCGCAACGACGCCGACGCCTTCACCCTTTCGCTGGATGCGGTCGCCGACCGCGCCGCCGAAGCGTGGGAGGCCGGCGCCGGTGAAGTGTGCATGCAGGGCGGCATCCACCCCGACCTTCCGGGAAGCGCCTACTTCGACCTCGCCCGCGCGGTCAAGGAACGCGTGCCCGGCATGCACGTGCACGCGTACAGCCCGATGGAGGTGGTCAACGGCGCCGCCCGCACCGACTCTTCGGTGCGGGCGTGGCTGGAGCGGGCGCGTGAGGCCGGCGTCGACTCGCTGCCCGGCACCGCCGCCGAGATCCTCGACGACGACGTGCGCTGGGTGCTGACCAAGGGCAAACTGCCCGCCTCGGCGTGGATCGACGTCGTCACCACCGCCCACGACCTCGGCATCCCGACCACGTCGACGATGATGTACGGCCACGTGGACTCTCCCGGGCACTGGGTGGCCCACATCAAGCTGCTGCGGTCGCTGCAGCAGCGGTCGCTGGAGCGCAACGGCCGCCCGGGCTTCACCGAGTTCGTTCCGCTGCCGTTCGTGCACACCGGCGCGCCGATCTACCTCGCCGGGCTGGCGCGCACCGGGCCGACCGTGCGGGAGAACCGCGCGGTGCACGCGCTGGCGCGCCTGCTGCTGCACGGCAGTATCGACAACATCCAGTGCTCGTGGGTGAAGATGGCCGAGGACACCTGCCGCGAGCTGCTGGCGGGCGGTGTCAACGACGTTGGCGGCACGCTGATGGAGGAGACCATCAGCCGCATGGCCGGTTCCGACAACGGCTCGTTCAAGACGATCAGCGACATCCGGGCGCTGGTCGGCCCCACCGGCCGCCCGCTGCGCCAGCGCACCACCCTCTACGGGGAGGTTCCTCCCGAGCGCCGCGAGGCCGCCGAGGCCAGCGACGGCGTGGCCGCGAGCATCCGGGGGGTCGGCCTGCCGGTGGTCTGA